One part of the Desulfonema ishimotonii genome encodes these proteins:
- a CDS encoding hydantoinase B/oxoprolinase family protein, whose protein sequence is MKPSPILLEVFKNRFASVCEEMGVTLNRTAFSPNIKERRDFSCAIFDQDGEMIAQAAHIPVHLGSMPLSVQAAIAGHSFAEGDMVMLNDPFRGGTHLPDITMVAPVFTDSDAPAFYVANRAHHADVGGMTSGSMPLSRSLYQEGIIIPPLKIVEKGEIDRKLMRFLLSNVRTPAEREGDFAAQIMANITGVRRTEELVEKYDFETVRFYAGSLIDYSERMTRQAIAGIRDGVYLFEDVLDGDGLDRKDVKISVRIDIRGEEAVIDFSASDSQVGGSVNAVHAITLSAVIYVFRALVAADIPTNAGSFRPLTVITPEGSIVNARFPAPVAGGNVETSQRIADVVLGALAGALPERIPAASQGTMNNITIGGTDGEKPFAYYETIAGGMGASACGDGESGVHSHMTNTLNTPIEALEFSYPFQVTEYSIRRGSGGRGRFRGGDGVVREIRLMAAADVTVLSERRTHAPYGLNGGEPGAPGRNILIRNGAAEEMPGKFSERLKKGDIVRMETPGGGGYGRLK, encoded by the coding sequence ATGAAGCCCAGCCCCATATTGCTTGAAGTGTTCAAAAACCGGTTTGCCTCTGTCTGCGAGGAGATGGGCGTCACCCTGAACCGGACCGCCTTTTCCCCCAACATCAAGGAACGGCGGGATTTTTCCTGTGCCATCTTTGATCAGGACGGGGAGATGATTGCCCAGGCCGCCCACATTCCGGTTCACCTGGGGTCCATGCCCCTGTCGGTTCAGGCCGCCATTGCCGGACATTCCTTTGCAGAGGGCGACATGGTCATGCTCAACGATCCGTTCAGGGGCGGCACCCATTTGCCGGACATCACCATGGTCGCACCGGTGTTTACGGACAGCGACGCACCCGCGTTTTATGTTGCCAACCGCGCCCATCATGCGGATGTGGGCGGCATGACCTCCGGCTCCATGCCCCTTTCCAGGTCACTCTACCAGGAGGGGATCATTATTCCGCCCCTGAAGATCGTGGAAAAAGGTGAGATCGACCGGAAGCTGATGCGGTTTCTGCTCAGCAACGTGCGCACGCCTGCGGAGCGGGAAGGGGATTTTGCCGCCCAGATCATGGCCAATATCACCGGTGTCCGCCGGACAGAGGAGCTGGTGGAAAAATATGACTTTGAAACGGTCCGGTTTTACGCCGGAAGCCTGATTGACTATTCGGAACGCATGACCCGGCAGGCCATTGCCGGAATACGGGACGGTGTATATCTTTTTGAGGATGTTCTGGATGGCGACGGTCTGGACAGAAAAGACGTAAAAATAAGCGTAAGGATTGACATCCGGGGGGAGGAAGCGGTAATTGACTTCTCCGCTTCCGATTCCCAGGTCGGCGGAAGCGTCAACGCGGTCCACGCCATTACGCTGTCCGCCGTCATATATGTGTTCAGGGCACTGGTGGCCGCCGATATTCCCACCAATGCGGGATCTTTCAGGCCGCTAACGGTGATCACGCCGGAGGGGAGCATTGTGAACGCCCGCTTTCCCGCGCCCGTGGCAGGCGGAAACGTGGAAACCTCCCAGCGGATTGCGGATGTGGTGCTGGGGGCGCTGGCCGGGGCATTGCCGGAACGGATTCCGGCGGCCAGCCAGGGGACCATGAACAATATCACCATCGGCGGCACGGACGGTGAAAAGCCGTTTGCCTATTACGAGACCATTGCCGGCGGCATGGGGGCTTCTGCCTGCGGAGACGGTGAATCCGGGGTCCACTCCCACATGACCAACACCCTCAACACCCCCATCGAAGCCCTGGAGTTCAGCTATCCCTTTCAGGTGACGGAATATTCGATCCGCAGGGGATCGGGCGGACGCGGACGCTTCAGGGGCGGGGACGGTGTGGTCCGGGAAATCCGGCTGATGGCCGCTGCCGATGTAACCGTGCTGTCCGAGCGGCGGACCCATGCACCCTACGGGCTGAACGGCGGTGAACCGGGGGCACCCGGCAGGAATATTCTGATCCGAAACGGTGCAGCCGAAGAGATGCCGGGTAAATTCTCCGAGCGCCTGAAGAAAGGGGATATTGTGCGCATGGAAACGCCCGGCGGCGGCGGATACGGGAGGTTAAAATGA
- a CDS encoding DUF6155 family protein, protein MKKVGVRVLKGYLKNRTQDDLMNEVCELFKRFDNVKEYYTAVLSGGDDTAIIGKYRKIIRNEFFPSRGFGKARLSVARKAVSDYKKVSDSVPGLADLMLWYVENGVRFTDEYGDIDEPFYVSMEGMYEKALIHITRHKLTNEFQPRCRKIVDDATDGWGFQDALEFLYEEYIGKNRVDSED, encoded by the coding sequence ATGAAAAAGGTTGGTGTAAGAGTCCTGAAAGGCTATCTGAAGAACAGAACACAGGACGATCTGATGAATGAGGTCTGTGAGCTGTTCAAACGCTTTGATAATGTAAAAGAATATTATACGGCAGTACTCTCCGGCGGAGATGACACGGCCATCATCGGGAAATACAGAAAAATTATCAGGAATGAATTTTTTCCGTCCAGGGGATTTGGCAAAGCGCGGCTTTCCGTCGCCAGAAAAGCCGTATCAGATTATAAAAAGGTATCGGATTCCGTACCCGGCCTGGCGGATCTCATGCTCTGGTATGTTGAAAACGGCGTCCGCTTTACGGATGAGTACGGTGACATTGATGAACCGTTTTATGTCAGCATGGAAGGTATGTATGAGAAGGCATTAATACATATCACCAGGCATAAGCTCACCAATGAATTCCAGCCGCGTTGCAGGAAAATAGTCGATGACGCAACAGACGGATGGGGATTTCAGGATGCGCTGGAATTCCTCTATGAGGAGTATATCGGGAAGAACAGGGTTGATTCAGAGGACTGA
- a CDS encoding ABC transporter ATP-binding protein, with amino-acid sequence MSDEIVISARNLSKCYQIYGQPIDRLKQSIWRSRKKFFREFWALRDASFEIRKGETVGIVGSNGSGKSTLLQMICGILNPTAGEFHVNGRVAALLELGAGFNPEFSGRENVFMNAAIMGLSKPETESCYDDIVTFAGIGDFIEQPVKTYSSGMYVRLAFATAINVSPDILVVDEALSVGDIRFQQKCMAKIKSFCENGTVIFVSHDTGAVTELCSRAIWIEKGEIRMDGEPKSVVESYHQYMYEGDINGTDAVEPDSPLKDSPDGDNGDADTEAGFLQVSDDVRQFGNHNVTIEKVRISSGANCNGVIRSAEPCEIGLIFTARRDIASPIIGFLIKDRLGRDIIGDNTALIGQNMSRMAGGRRYRVDFRLEMWPNLCEGDYTLSIAIADGTVEDHEQCHWLYDAVAFKSTPVKVPAGLFSVLNTDVRISQTKV; translated from the coding sequence ATGTCAGATGAAATTGTCATCTCCGCCCGGAATCTCAGCAAATGCTATCAGATATACGGACAGCCCATAGACCGTCTGAAACAGTCCATATGGCGGAGCAGAAAAAAATTTTTCCGGGAATTCTGGGCGCTCAGAGATGCGTCTTTTGAAATCAGAAAAGGGGAGACCGTCGGCATTGTCGGGTCGAACGGGTCCGGGAAATCAACCCTGTTGCAGATGATCTGCGGCATCCTCAATCCGACGGCAGGGGAGTTTCATGTCAATGGCCGCGTGGCTGCCCTGCTGGAGCTGGGGGCTGGCTTTAATCCCGAATTTTCCGGGCGTGAAAACGTCTTTATGAATGCGGCCATCATGGGCCTGAGCAAACCGGAGACCGAGTCCTGTTACGATGATATTGTGACCTTTGCCGGCATCGGCGACTTTATCGAACAGCCGGTCAAAACCTATTCCAGCGGCATGTATGTCCGCCTGGCATTTGCCACGGCCATCAACGTCTCCCCGGACATTCTGGTGGTGGACGAAGCCCTGTCCGTGGGCGATATCCGGTTTCAGCAGAAGTGCATGGCCAAAATAAAAAGCTTCTGCGAAAACGGGACCGTTATCTTTGTCTCCCACGACACCGGAGCGGTGACCGAACTCTGCTCACGGGCCATCTGGATTGAAAAGGGCGAGATACGGATGGACGGAGAACCCAAGTCCGTGGTGGAAAGTTATCACCAGTATATGTATGAAGGAGATATCAACGGCACGGATGCGGTTGAACCGGACAGTCCGCTGAAAGATTCCCCGGATGGGGATAACGGCGACGCCGATACAGAGGCCGGTTTTCTGCAGGTCAGCGATGATGTCCGCCAGTTCGGGAACCACAACGTCACCATAGAAAAGGTGCGGATTTCTTCCGGCGCAAACTGTAACGGCGTGATCCGTTCGGCGGAACCCTGTGAAATCGGTCTGATTTTCACTGCCCGCCGGGATATCGCCAGTCCCATTATCGGATTTCTGATTAAAGACCGCCTGGGCCGGGACATTATCGGCGACAACACGGCGCTGATCGGTCAGAATATGTCACGGATGGCGGGAGGACGCCGGTACCGGGTCGATTTTCGTCTTGAGATGTGGCCCAATCTCTGCGAAGGGGATTATACATTGTCCATCGCCATTGCGGACGGCACCGTAGAGGACCATGAACAGTGCCACTGGCTTTACGACGCCGTTGCCTTTAAGAGTACGCCGGTCAAGGTGCCTGCCGGTCTCTTCTCCGTCCTGAACACAGACGTTCGGATTTCTCAGACGAAAGTATAG
- a CDS encoding TRAP transporter small permease subunit, with product MRNKFIRWIDACSVAGGYMSAFFMVLIVVLITVEIFIRTVFNFSTLIADEYSACFFVAVVILGLSLTFKEGIHTRITRLISRLSGRTALMLDMAVTLGAVLLCTLALFHSTTMVYEAYMLEMTSDFIQPSPVYIPQVALPAGFLVFDLQLITTFLRQILSHRIP from the coding sequence ATGAGAAATAAATTTATCCGATGGATTGACGCCTGCTCTGTTGCAGGCGGCTATATGTCCGCTTTTTTCATGGTGCTGATTGTTGTACTCATCACCGTTGAAATTTTTATCCGGACCGTGTTTAACTTTTCAACCCTGATCGCCGATGAGTACAGCGCCTGTTTTTTTGTGGCCGTCGTCATACTGGGCCTGTCTCTTACCTTCAAAGAGGGCATCCATACCCGGATAACCCGGCTCATCTCCCGACTGAGCGGGCGTACAGCGCTGATGCTGGACATGGCTGTCACACTGGGCGCCGTTCTTTTGTGTACGCTTGCCTTATTTCATTCCACGACGATGGTTTACGAAGCCTATATGCTTGAGATGACATCAGATTTCATTCAGCCTTCCCCGGTTTACATCCCCCAGGTTGCCCTTCCCGCAGGATTTCTGGTTTTTGACCTGCAACTGATCACGACTTTTCTAAGACAGATATTATCACACCGGATCCCCTGA
- a CDS encoding hydantoinase/oxoprolinase family protein: MVIIGVDTGGTFTDFIYKDENGWGVYKCLSTPLNPAEAVLRGIRHIAHNRNIRVIHGSTVATNAILEKKGALTALITNKRFEDVIEIGRQNRTELYNLTYRKNPPLVPSDLRFGLNCRVNNAGEVLQEPDTHEMKAILEQIKAAGVASVAVSFLFSFKNPAHEKQVGALLSDAGIPSSLSHEILSEFREFERTSTTIINACVSPKMDNYISHITEAIGEGRLRIMQSNGGSISAATARSESVRTILSGPAGGAVGASEIGKMAGHERLISFDMGGTSTDVALIDGALPLTLESHIDHYPVKVPMIDIHTVGAGGGSVAFIDAGGSLRVGPESAGADPGPICYGRGERITVTDANLFLGRLIPDNFLGGAMCLDREKLNRHFEKMAAEIGLTPVALAEGVLSVANTAMERAIRVISVERGFDPRNFTLFSFGGAGGMHAAFLARLLNIPNVLVPGNPGILSAIGMLMADVIRDYSRTIMRGPEERPVIDALFAPLEARGQGDLLEEGVKQADIFLEKYLDMRYQGQSHEIIVPLTENYTETFHRLHEKTYGYCNRDRGVELVNIRLRARGIPEKPDFPRGEYAGKIPPAGAFLGEQPVVFDGRKYTTAIVDRDRLKCGNVVCGPAILAEYTSTIVIPPDAAARVDAFENVMITV, encoded by the coding sequence ATGGTCATCATCGGGGTTGATACGGGCGGCACCTTTACCGATTTTATCTACAAAGACGAAAACGGATGGGGCGTTTACAAATGTCTTTCCACACCGCTCAACCCGGCTGAGGCCGTACTCAGGGGCATCCGGCACATTGCGCATAACCGAAACATCCGGGTCATCCACGGTTCCACCGTCGCCACCAATGCCATCCTTGAAAAAAAAGGGGCGCTGACAGCCCTGATCACCAATAAGCGCTTTGAAGATGTGATTGAAATCGGGCGGCAGAACCGGACAGAATTGTATAATCTGACCTACCGGAAAAATCCGCCGCTCGTTCCGTCCGACCTCCGGTTCGGCCTGAACTGCCGGGTGAATAACGCCGGGGAGGTGCTTCAGGAACCGGATACGCACGAGATGAAGGCCATTCTGGAGCAGATAAAAGCCGCCGGCGTGGCGTCCGTGGCGGTTTCTTTTCTGTTTTCATTCAAAAATCCGGCCCATGAGAAACAGGTGGGCGCATTGCTGTCAGACGCCGGTATCCCGTCTTCCCTGTCCCATGAGATTCTGTCCGAGTTCCGGGAGTTCGAGCGGACCTCGACCACCATCATCAACGCCTGTGTCTCCCCGAAAATGGACAATTATATCAGCCATATCACCGAGGCCATCGGTGAGGGGCGATTGCGGATCATGCAGTCCAACGGCGGCAGCATTTCCGCAGCCACGGCCAGGAGCGAGTCGGTCCGCACCATTTTGTCCGGCCCGGCCGGGGGCGCTGTGGGCGCATCTGAGATCGGCAAAATGGCGGGCCATGAGCGACTGATCTCCTTTGACATGGGCGGCACCTCCACCGATGTCGCCCTGATTGACGGCGCATTGCCCCTGACCCTGGAGTCCCACATCGACCATTACCCGGTAAAGGTGCCCATGATCGACATTCACACAGTCGGGGCAGGGGGCGGCTCCGTCGCCTTTATCGACGCGGGCGGATCACTCCGGGTCGGGCCGGAAAGTGCGGGCGCGGACCCCGGCCCCATCTGCTACGGCAGGGGGGAGCGGATTACCGTAACCGATGCCAACCTCTTTCTGGGCCGCCTGATCCCGGACAATTTTCTGGGCGGCGCCATGTGTCTCGACCGGGAAAAGCTGAACCGCCATTTTGAAAAGATGGCGGCGGAGATCGGTCTCACCCCGGTGGCGCTGGCCGAAGGCGTGCTTTCGGTCGCCAACACGGCAATGGAGCGGGCCATCCGGGTGATTTCAGTGGAGCGGGGATTTGATCCCCGGAATTTTACCCTGTTCTCATTCGGCGGGGCAGGCGGAATGCACGCCGCATTTCTGGCAAGACTGCTCAATATCCCCAACGTTCTTGTGCCCGGAAACCCCGGTATCCTGTCGGCCATCGGAATGCTCATGGCCGATGTGATCAGGGACTACTCCCGGACGATCATGCGGGGGCCGGAGGAGAGGCCGGTGATTGACGCCCTGTTTGCGCCCCTGGAGGCGCGGGGGCAGGGAGATCTGCTTGAAGAGGGCGTAAAACAGGCGGACATCTTTCTGGAAAAGTATCTGGACATGCGCTACCAGGGGCAGTCCCATGAGATCATCGTTCCGCTGACGGAAAACTACACGGAAACCTTCCACCGGCTCCACGAAAAGACCTACGGATACTGCAACCGGGACAGGGGTGTCGAGCTTGTCAACATCCGGCTGCGGGCCAGGGGGATTCCCGAAAAACCGGATTTTCCCAGGGGAGAATACGCAGGAAAAATACCGCCTGCCGGGGCGTTTCTCGGTGAACAGCCGGTGGTTTTCGACGGCAGGAAATACACCACCGCTATTGTTGACCGGGACCGGCTGAAGTGCGGAAATGTGGTGTGCGGCCCGGCCATCCTGGCGGAATACACGTCCACCATCGTCATTCCGCCCGATGCCGCGGCACGGGTGGATGCGTTTGAAAATGTTATGATTACGGTCTGA
- a CDS encoding ABC transporter permease, with protein MQLTRREVVSRYKGSFIGVGWSFIQPLLMLCVYTFVFSVVFKARWGVSSGESRATFALTMFMGIITFNIIAEVVNDAPSLILGNVNYVKKVVFPLEILPVVLFLNVLTNALFSLTVLVTGVLLFNHFLHWTILLLPVVWLPVSLCSMGCGYFLASFGVFVRDIKATVGIVTTMLFFMSPIFYPITAIPEQIRIFFQVNPIAIFVEDARRVVLWGQLPDWSWYFAGLGVSVAILLFGFIWFVKTKKAFADVI; from the coding sequence ATGCAGCTGACACGGCGGGAGGTGGTGAGCCGGTATAAGGGCTCCTTTATCGGGGTGGGCTGGTCATTTATTCAGCCGCTGCTCATGCTGTGCGTCTACACATTTGTGTTCTCCGTGGTCTTCAAGGCCCGGTGGGGCGTGTCGTCCGGTGAGAGCCGGGCCACCTTTGCCCTGACCATGTTCATGGGCATTATCACCTTCAACATCATCGCCGAGGTTGTCAACGACGCGCCTTCGCTGATTCTGGGAAATGTCAATTACGTCAAAAAGGTGGTGTTTCCCCTGGAAATCCTGCCGGTGGTGCTGTTTCTGAATGTGCTGACCAATGCCCTGTTCAGTCTCACGGTTCTCGTTACAGGCGTCCTGCTGTTCAACCATTTCCTGCACTGGACTATCCTTTTGCTGCCGGTGGTATGGCTGCCCGTATCGCTGTGTTCAATGGGGTGCGGCTATTTTCTGGCCTCTTTCGGGGTTTTTGTGCGGGATATCAAGGCGACGGTCGGCATCGTCACGACCATGCTCTTTTTTATGTCTCCGATCTTCTATCCCATCACCGCCATACCGGAACAGATCCGTATTTTCTTCCAGGTAAACCCCATTGCCATTTTTGTCGAAGATGCCCGGCGGGTGGTTCTGTGGGGACAGTTGCCGGACTGGTCCTGGTACTTTGCCGGGCTGGGCGTTTCTGTCGCCATTCTGCTGTTCGGGTTTATCTGGTTTGTCAAAACCAAAAAGGCCTTTGCAGATGTCATTTAG